The sequence GGCCGTCGCTATTCGGTCGTAGTCATCCATCATCCGGCCTTTGCCATGATTGAGCGGTTTGCGCCCGGAACGGGTTTGCAAACGTTAGCCGTCATGGATTCCGGGCGCCACCCGATTCTTGCGGTCGGCTTGCCGGCGCTTTCCGTACATAGCCGGTTTGGTTAGAATACGGCGCCTGCTTTGCTGCCCCATCGGTCTGTGCCGCCGGGCGGTGAATGGCCGACCAAAAAAAGCAGTTTATACGGAGAGGTGCCGGAGTGGTCGAACGGGGCGGTCTCGAAAACCGTTGTGCCTTTGCGGGCACCGAGGGTTCGAATCCCTCCCTCTCCGCCANNNNNNNNNNNNNNNNNNNNNNNNNNNNNNNNNNNNNNNNNNNNNNNNNNNNNNNNNNNNNNNNNNNNNNNNNNNNNNNNNNNNNNNNNNNNNNNNNNNNAATCCCTCCCTCTCCGCCATTCGAGCGATCGGTTGTTACTCAATCGCACCGAATTTCGGTGTTTTATGCGGTCCCGACCGACAGTTCTCGCCGTGCCTCAGATGTGTTTTTGCCGAGAGCCACCTGCCGGCAGTTTTGCCGCGTGCTAAGCCCGGCAGCGGGTGAAGGGAACGCCTACCGTTGTCGACACTCCATCGATGTCTTAGAATGCGTGCCCCTGCACAGATCACCCGTAGCTGAACATCTCATCTGCTCGGGATAAACCGCACCCGCTGCATGTTGTTGCGCAGCTTGCCCGCGCACCCGCTATCTGTTGCAGAGTCAAGCCGGGCGGCCCCCGGTGTGTCTTTACCACGACACGAACACTTTCCCGACGTGGGATCGCTTCACCGTGCTCCGCCTGCGGGCTGAGCCCGAACCGATATCCTCCGCCAGACCGGCGAATGCCCAGTGGCCCTCGCATACCCTTGCGGACCGGTTGGGCCATGTGGCCGGTGCGAAGCACAACCATGGAACCCGCATCAGCATGAACTCGATTCGACAGGAATGGCTCGCCAACATTCGCAGTGACCTGCTGGCAGGGCTGGTCGTCGCCCTGGCGCTGATCCCCGAAGCGATCGCGTTTTCGATCATCGCCGGTGTGGACCCCAAGGTGGGGCTCTACGCCTCGTTCTGTATCGCCACCGTCATCGCCTTTGCCGGAGGGCGCCCGGGCATGATCTCTGCCGCCACCGGCGCCATGGCGCTGGTGATGGTCACACTGGTCAAGGAGCACGGGTTGCAATACCTGCTTGCTGCCACCGTACTCACCGGCGTGCTGCAGATGCTGGCGGGCTGGCTGAGGCTTGGTTCGCTCATGCGCTTCGTCTCCCGCTCGGTGATCACCGGATTCGTGAATGCCCTGGCGATTCTGATTTTTATGGCCCAGCTTCCCGAACTCACCAACGTCACCTGGGTGGTCTATGCGATGGTGGCCGCGGGCCTTGGCATCATCTACCTGTTCCCTTTCGTGACCCGCGCGGTGCCCTCGCCATTGGTGGCGATTTTGGTGTTGACCGGCATTTCCATTGCGCTGGGGCTGGACATCCGCACCGTGGGCGACATGGGTGAGTTGCCCGATAGCCTGCCGCTGTTTTTGCTGCCGGACGTGCCGTTGAACCTGGAAACCCTGTCCATCATCCTGCCGGTATCGGCCACCCTGGCGGTGGTGGGGCTGCTGGAATCGATGATGACGGCCTCGATTGTTGACGACCTCACCGACACCGGCAGCAACAAAAACCGCGAGTGCGTTGGTCAGGGCGTGGCCAATATCGCGACGGGGTTTCTTGGCGGCATGGCCGGCTGCGCGATGATCGGCCAGTCGGTGATCAACGTGAAATCGGGCGGCCGCGGCCGGCTGTCGACGCTGGCCGCGGGGCTGTTCCTGCTGGTGCTGGTGGTGTTTGTCGGCGACTGGGTG is a genomic window of Pseudomonadota bacterium containing:
- a CDS encoding SulP family inorganic anion transporter — encoded protein: MNSIRQEWLANIRSDLLAGLVVALALIPEAIAFSIIAGVDPKVGLYASFCIATVIAFAGGRPGMISAATGAMALVMVTLVKEHGLQYLLAATVLTGVLQMLAGWLRLGSLMRFVSRSVITGFVNALAILIFMAQLPELTNVTWVVYAMVAAGLGIIYLFPFVTRAVPSPLVAILVLTGISIALGLDIRTVGDMGELPDSLPLFLLPDVPLNLETLSIILPVSATLAVVGLLESMMTASIVDDLTDTGSNKNRECVGQGVANIATGFLGGMAGCAMIGQSVINVKSGGRGRLSTLAAGLFLLVLVVFVGDWVALIPMAALVSVMIMVSIGTFNWDSIRNLREHPKSSTVVMLATVAVTVSTHDLAQGVLTGVLLSGFFFAHKVGQVLHVASMAEDEGRTRAYRITGQVFFASA